The following are encoded together in the Oncorhynchus masou masou isolate Uvic2021 chromosome 5, UVic_Omas_1.1, whole genome shotgun sequence genome:
- the LOC135540274 gene encoding ras association domain-containing protein 1-like — MSWGEFIELRELRLHDNDRIELTCCEVPRSPPRLERANALRISPGKVPELLSRVGIIRLLGDSLDPRLTDERGEGHDFQPCSHAQPTWCDLCGDFIWGLYKQSLRCANCRFTCHYRCRPLIQLDCSLDRGSTVEQTCAVETDTNVDEQVQCGKQQELSGTEIQQKVKEYNAQINSNLFMNLNKDGSFTGFIKVQFKLVRPVSVPPPRKGTATQDGAGKKNGGVKRCTSFYLPKDTSKHLHISSRTCAREVIEALLKKFTVVDNPGKFALFERTERHDQVFLRKLSDDERPLKLRLCAGPNEKALSLVLKENETGEVNWDAFSMPELKNFVRMLQREEEEHVKQILQRYALARTRMQEAQAAASIPGGSSASGSTPG, encoded by the exons ATGTCTTGGGGTGAGTTCATTGAGCTCCGTGAGTTGAGGCTGCATGACAATGACCGGATAGAGCTGACCTGCTGCGAGGTGCCTCGCTCACCACCTCGCCTGGAGCGGGCCAATGCCCTGCGGATTAGCCCAGGGAAGGTCCCAGAGCTGCTTAGCCGGGTGGGCATCATCCGACTGCTGGGGGATAGCCTGGACCCACGGCTCacagatgagaggggagagggacatGACTTCCAGCCCTGCAGCCATGCCCAGCCCACCTGGTGTGACCTGTGTGGAGACTTCATCTGGGGACTGTACAAACAGAGCCTGCGCTGTGCCA ATTGCAGATTCACATGTCACTATCGATGTCGACCTCTCATCCAATTAGATTGCAGTTTGGATCGTGGCTCCACAGTTGAACAAACATGTGCTGTAGAGACTGATACAAATGTG GATGAGCAGGTCCAATGTGGGAAGCAGCAGGAGCTGTCAGGCACAGAGATCCAGCAGAAGGTGAAGGAGTACAATGCTCAAATCAACAGCAACCTCTTTATGAACCTG AACAAAGATGGCTCGTTCACTGGCTTTATAAAGGTCCAGTTCAAGCTGGTACGACCTGTGTCAGTTCCCCCACCAAGAAAGGGTACTGCAACACAGGATGGTGCGGGCAAGAAGAATGGGGGAGTAAAACGTTGCACCTCTTTCTACCTGCCCAAGGATACATCTAAACACCTACACATCAGTTCCCGGACATGCGCCCGTGAGGTCATCGAAGCCTTGCTAAAGAAGTTCACTGTGGTGGACAACCCTGGAAAGTTTGCCCTGTTTGAGCGCACCGAGCGTCATGACCAAG TGTTCCTACGTAAGCTGTCTGATGACGAGCGTCCACTCAAACTGCGTCTGTGTGCTGGACCCAATGAGAAAGCCCTCAGTTTGGTATTGAAAGAGAATGAGACTGGAGAGGTCAAC tggGATGCGTTCTCTATGCCAGAGCTCAAGAACTTTGTCCGCATGTTACAGCGTGAGGAGGAGGAGCATGTCAAGCAGATTTTGCAGCGCTACGCTCTGGCCCGCACCAGAATGCAGGAGGCCCAAGCTGCTGCTTCCATCCCTGGTGGTTCCTCCGCTAGTGGTTCCACCCCTGGCTGA
- the LOC135540275 gene encoding tumor suppressor candidate 2-like, which produces MGGSGSKVKGAWPFAGSGAGGDSGSEGQEDQSLTRLKGTRKATPFIFTRRSSLYYDEDGDLAHEFYEETLVTKNGRKRSKLKRIQTNLIPQGIVKLNHPRIHVDFPVILCEV; this is translated from the exons ATGGGAGGCAGTGGATCCAAGGTGAAAGGTGCTTGGCCATTTGCTGGTTCAGGAGCTGGAGGTGATTCAGGCAGTGAGGGGCAAGAAGACCAGTCTTTGACCCGCCTCAAAGGGACCAGAAAAGCAACCCCATTTATTTTCACAAGGAGGAG ctctcTTTACTATGATGAGGATGGGGACCTGGCTCATGAGTTCTATGAAgagactttggtgacaaaaaatGGCCGGAAGAGGTCCAAGCTGAAGAGGATTCAGACTAACCTCATACCTCAG GGAATTGTGAAGCTGAACCATCCCCGGATCCATGTAGATTTTCCTGTAATCCTATGTGAGGTGTGA